The nucleotide window GGATGACCAGCTACACCATATTCCTGTATGCGCTCGTCGCCGCAATTTATCGCGACTATGGCTGTTGGCTTAATGCGGTTGGCATTATATAAGTCTTGCAATGTATCAGCCAACTGCAGGTTTTCGGCTTCCTGTCCGTCATTCAACAATAATAAATTTAGTGGCTCGGTACCGGCAAATTCATTTGGCAGCAGCAGGGTATATGTAACCTCGCGATTAAGGTGGGTAGAGTTTATGGTTAAAAGCGTTTCGGTAACGGTCATTTCAAGATCGGGCCAGCACAAATTCATCATCAATAGTATTATATATGCATATGTCAATTATTCACCCCTTTGTAAGCCATTGCTATAGCACTGTCTTAGTTTTCCCCTGAATCAGGGGAAGACGCTGTCTCTGCAAGTTGCAGTTTCGTTAATAAGGGGTCTAACTAAAAGACAAATATTAAAGCCACAAAAGTACGCTTATCAACCTAAACATAAAATTAAAACCTATTAATTTACACGGTGTTGTCTTTTTAAAACAAAGCACTTATCTTACCGTACTTAAAAATCAAGATATATTGTGACAGAACAATATCACCGCTGGTATTCGCATAACCTGGGTACCGACCTTGAGATGCTGGTTTTTGGCGACAGGGGCTATCCGCTTATCCTGTTCCCTACCACCAAAGGCCGTTATTTTCAAAACAAGGATGAAGGCCTTATTGAAAGCGCGCGGTGGTTTATTGAGCAGGGGTTGGTAAAAATATACTGTCCGGATAGTATAGACCACCTGACCTGGTACAACAAGGAAGTACACCCTGCTGCACGGGCTTATAACCATGTTTGGTACGACCGTATGCTGAACGAGGAACTGGCGCCCTGGACCATGCACGAGACCGGCGTTGGCAAAGTAGCCGTAGCTGGCTGTAGCTTTGGCGGTTACCACGCTGCCAATTTTGCTTTTAAACATCCCGATAAAGTGAGCAACCTGTTTACTATGGGCGGCGCGTTTGACATTAAGCAATTTACCGACGGCTTTTATAACGACGATATTTTTTACAACAACCCGGTAGATTTTGTGCCGGGCGATAATAACCCCGACCTATGGAAAATGAATATTATACTGGGGACATCTGAACATGATATGTGCAAGGGTTATAATATGGAGATGTCAAACATTTTGAACGCTAAGGGTATTAACCATTGGTTGGATATCCGCCCGTTCGCTAACCACGACTGGCCCATCTGGCGCGAAATGTTCCCGCATTATTTATCGTTGATAAAGGGTTAAACAAATTAGACAAGGATATGGCACTATAACAGCAAACCGATAACCGCAATACAAACACAGACACATATGAAAAAAATAGGTATCCTTTTCGGGCAGGAAAATTCGTTCCCGCAGGCATTTGTCGACCGGGTGAACCAAAAGACGGGGGGCAAAGGTATCAGCGCCGAATTTGTCCGCATAGATAAAGTAATGCAGGCCGAACCTATGGGCTATTCGGTTATTATCGACCGTATATCGCAGGATGTGCCCTTTTATCGCGCGGCGCTAAAGAACGCGGCCATTTGCGGTACCGCTGTTATTAACAATCCCTTTTGGTGGAGCGCCGACGAGAAATTTTTCAATAACGCCCTGGCTGTGAAGATTGGCGTACCGGTACCTAAAACGGTGATCCTGCCATCAAAAGAATTACCTGATGATACTACCGAAAAATCGTTCCGTAACCTGGCCTATCCGTTAGACTGGGAAGGCATTTTTACTTATGTAGGGTTCCCGGCCTATATGAAACCATTTGATGGCGGCGGCTGGAAGGAAGTGTACCAGATCAACAGTCTTGACGACCTTTGGGACAAATACAATCAAACCAAGCAGTACGTAATGATGCTGCAGGAGGAGATCATCTTTGACGATTACTTCCGCTGTTATTGTATTGGCGGCAAACATGTGCGCATTATGCAATATGAACCGCGCAATTCGCACCATCTACGTTACGAACATGGCAAAGCCCCGGCTTCAAAAAAATTGCTGGATACCGTTAAAGATTACGTATTGAAACTTAACCAGTATTTAGGTTACGATTTTAACACTGTTGAATTTGCCGTACGCAACGGCGTACCCTACGCTATCGACTTTTGCAATCCCGCTCCGGATGCTGAAGTGACCAGCGTCGGTCAGGAAAACTTCGATTGGGTAGTGGAAACATCGGCTGATTACGCTATTGAGCGCGCCAAAAAACAAAAAGACAACCAGGACAATTTAACCTGGGGCGAATATGTAAAAACCGGCGCGGCGGGCAAACCATTAGTATCGGTCAAAGCCGTAAAAGGCGATGTGAGTATTGGCGAGATACCAAAAGTAAAGAAAGCGCCGGCAAAAGCCGCGGCAAAAAAACCGGCTGCTAAAAAATAATAAACCATCGTCATTGCGAGGAACGAAGCAATCTTCAAACTATCTATTCCGGATTTGCTTATCGGTAGATTGCTTCGTTCCTCGCAATGACGCATTAATGAGCAATAGAGAAACCCATAACCTAACCAATTATGAACGAGTTTACCTTAGGTGTTGAAGAAGAATTTATGGTGGTTGACCCGGTTACCCGGGAGCTAACATCGCACGAGCAAAAAATTGTGGATGGCGCGCAAAAGATACATGAAGACCAGGTAAAGGCCGAAATGCACCAGGCTGTGGTTGAAGTAGGCACCCACATTTGCCGCAACACCGAAGAAGCGCATAAGGAGGTAGCCAAACTACGCCTCACTGTTGCCCAACTGGCCGGTGACCTGGGCCTGCGCATTGGCGCGGCAGGCACGCACCCTTTCTCGCACTGGCAGCACCAGTTGATCACCGATCACCCGCGGTATTTTGATATTGTGGATGAGTTGCAGGAAGCCGCGCGCAGTAACCTTATTTTTGGTTTACATGTACACGTGGGTATCCAGTCGCGGGATATGGCTATACATATTGCCAACCAGGTGCGCTACTTTTTACCGCACGTTTACGCGCTGTCAACCAATTCGCCGTTTTGGGAAGGGCGTAATACAGGTTATAAATCGTTCCGCACCAAAGTGTTCGATAAGTTTCCACGCACAGGCATCCCCGACTTTTTTAACAGTATCGAGGATTACGATAATTATGTGAAACTGCTGGTAAAAACCAACTGTATTGATAACGCCAAAAAAATATGGTGGGATATCCGCGTGCACCCGTTTTTTGAAACTATAGAGTTCCGCATTTGCGATTGCCCTATGCTGGTAGAGGAAACCATGGCATTTACGGCGCTATTCCAGGCGCTTTGTGCCAAGTTATACAAACTGCGCCAGCAAAACATGACGTTTATTACCTATAACCGTGCCCTTATCAACGAAAACAAATGGCGGGCGGCACGTTATGGCATTGACGGCAAGATGATAGATTTTGGCAAGGAAATGGAAGTGAACACCCGTGCCCTGATTATGGAACTGCTGGATTTTGTGGATGATGTGGTAGACGAACTGGGCAGTCGCCAGCATTTGAATTATGTATTAAAAATACTGGAAAACGGCACCGGCGCCGACAGGCAGCTGGCGGTTTACCAGCAAAATAATAACTTTGCAGATGTGGTAGATTATATCACATCGCAAACATTGAAGGGAATATAAGTGGGAATGACAGAAAACACAATTAAAGTAGCCATTATCGACCTATACGCAGGTATAGTTAACCAGGGTATGCGCGGGTTCCAGGAGATCCTGGACAGGTATCGTACAAAAAACAATTTAAACTTAACGTACCAGGTTTTTGATACCCGTGGCGCTAATATATTACCCGGGACTGATTTTGACATTTACATATGCAGCGGCGGCCCTGGCGACCCATTGAGTAGCGAAACCGAACCCTGGGACATTGGCTTTATGCAATTAATGGACGAACTGGAAGCCCACAATAATTCCGCCGCGCCGGATAAAAAACATGTGCTGTTTGTTTGCCACTCGTTCCAGATGATGTGCCGCAGGTATAAATTAGGCCTTATTAACAAGCGGCGTTCGCCATCGTTTGGCATTTTGCCTGTGCATTTAACCGTAGCCGGAAAGCGCGAACCAGTTTTAGCAAACTTATCCGATCCGTTCTACAGCGTCGATTCCCGCAGCTGGCAGGTAATACACCCTGATGAAAAACGCTTTACCGAAATGGGTATGCAATTACTGGCTATTGAAAAAGAGCGGCCCTATGTCGATCTGTCCCGCGCTATGATGGCTATCCGTTTCAACGATTATTTTATCGGCACACAGTTCCATCCTGAAGCCGATGCCCGGGGCATGAAAATGCACTTAATGACCGAAGAAAGGAAACAGGAAGTGATCAGCGAACATGGCAAAGATAAATACAACGATATGCTGGAACGCCTGGATGACCCGGACAAAATAATGCACACGCAAAACACGCTGATCCCTAATTTTTTGGATGAGGCAGTGCAGCAAATAATTGCGAAAGGCGAAATGTCAATTGCGAAATAAATAATCCCTATGGACGCAGCAGCCCGCCAGGCATTTAATGCCAACTTTACCGATGCCAAATATCAGCAGCTACTTACTGATATGAATACCGGCTTGCGTGCACCTATCCCCTTCCGCCTGGCCGAAACACCGATATTTATTTCGGATGATTTTTATGCCAAACTTTTACAGGCGGGTGAGGATATTATTGCTACCATTAAACAACCTGATTTTAAAGAGTTGACCGAGCGCGCCATCCCCGATAAATGGTGGGTAGCTAACGAAAATGACCACGCCCATATCATTGCTTTGGATTTTGGCGTTTGCCGCGATGAGCACGGCGAACTGACACCTAAACTAATAGAACTACAGGGTTTCCCCTCGCTGTTCGGCTTCCAGGCTTATGCCGATGAGCATTACCATAAGGCATTCGATATCCCCGAAGAATGGACGGGTTACCTGAGCGGATTAAACAAGGAAAGCTATATAGAACTCTTGCGCAAAACCATCGTTGGCGAACATCAGCCTGATGAGGTTGTGCTGATGGACGTGAACGCGCCCGAACAAAAAACATCCGTCGATTTTTATATTACTCAAAATTACCTGGGCATACCCGTAGTTTCGCTGCATGATCTGGTGCAACAAGGCGATCAGCTTTATTATAAAGATAATGATGGCGAACTGAAGCGCATCCGCAGGATATATAACCGGTTGATATTTGACGAGATTGACGGCGACCCGCATATATTTGACAAGGTGGTAGATTTCCGCCAACCACTTGATGTGGAATGGATACCGCACCCTAACTGGTTCTATCGCATCAGCAAGTTCACCATGCCCTTTCTTGAAGGAGATTTTGTGCCCAAAACACAATTCCTAAACCAGATAGAAGAAATGCCTGCAGACCTGGAGAACTACGTGTTAAAGCCCTTGTTCTCATTTGCTGGTCAGGGGGTGATTATTGATGTACAGGCTGAAGATATCAGCGCTATTAAAAACCCTGAGAACTGGATCTTACAGGAAAAGGTAAACTACGAACCCGCCATACAAGCTCCCGATGGCGGCGTAAAAGCTGAGATACGGTTACTGTACCTATGGCCCGATGGTGATGAAGACCCCACACTGGCTATTACCCTCGGCAGGCTAAGTCGCGGTAAAATGATTGGTGTGCGTTATAACAAGGATTTTGATTGGGTGGGCGGTACGGTAGCCTTCATCAAAAAGTAAAGATCAGCATACTTTTGTTACAATACTATCGTATATATACATATAATAGTTAAATTTGCATCATGATACAAAGCATCATTATTGCGGTAGTTTTTGCAGGGGCATTGTTTTACATTGGCAAAATGTTTTACAATTCGCTTTTTGTAAAAAAAGGCTGCGGCAGCAATTGCAAATGCGGAGTTGATTTTTCGAATATTGAACAAGGCAAACCCGCATCCAAATAACCCTAATTGTTTACCATAATTCATTGCAAACAATTAAACCGATTAATTATTATATCCTTTAATGGCTGGCAAACAGGTTTTTCAGGCTGATACCCCCGGTAGGTGGAACCGTTTCAAGTGGCTTAGCAGGGCTATTATTATCGTTATTGTCAGCAGTATTGTTGCTGCTATAATTACCATATATTCTACCAAATATCCTTCTTTACCCAACCTTAACCAGGCCGTAAAAAAATTCACCAAAGAAGACCTTGATTATATTAAGCGCACACGTAAGTTCAAGGATTTTAAAATTGACACCCAGCGACTGGTAGAATTACGCCACAATTTGCTGATACACCGCCGCAAACACCCCAATAATAAAGACAGGCTAAATGTAGGCTTTTACCGTGCCTGGGAAACACAAGCCTACACATCGTTACGCGATCATATAGCCCGCATGGATATGATTGTTACTGAGGGGTTTGTAATAACCCCAAAAGCTGATACGGTTACTTTAAAACTGGATACGGGGCTTATAAACCTTAACCGGCGCTATAACAAACCAGTTATAATTTCGCTATCAAACTATATTAACGTAAACAATGCATCGGGGTATCTGGATTCGCGCGATGTGATGCGTATCATTAAAAATAAAAAATCGCGTACCGTATTTATCAATAGTATTGTTGCCAAACTATTAAAATATAACTTTCAGGGCGTTAACCTTGAATTTGAAGACATTAAAGACCGTAATGCGCCAGATTATATTGCCTTTCAAAAAGAACTGTACCAAACCCTGCACCCTCAAAAGTTTCTGGTAACACAAAACGTAGCTGCCGATGACGAAGCCTACGATTTGAAAATGCTGCAGCATTATAATGACTATCTTTTTGTATTTGCGATAGATCAGCACGGCGAGAACACCACCCCCGGCGATATATCCAACCAGCACTGGGTAGAAGAGATACTGGACAGGGTTTGCAACGAGATACCCAGTAGCAAAGTAATATTAACCATCGCTGCCGGCGGGTACGATTGGGGCGAGAACCGCCCGGGCAGCCCCATGGGTTATCAGCAGGCTATTAGTACCGCTCAGGAAAACAAAAGCAAAATAGAATACGATACCGAATCGGCCAACCTGCACTATATTTATACAGCGCAGGATAGTGTTAAGCATACCGTATACTTTACCGATGCGGCAACCAATTTTAACATTATCCGCATGGCCGACGACTGGGCCACCGGCGGCGTTGCGTTGTGGCGTGTAGGTGTCGAAGACCCACGTTTATGGTCGTTCTTTCAAAAAAATCTATCTATTGATTCTTTACGCAAAACTGGTGTTGACACTACCCCGCTCACTTCGGTTGGGTTAAATAATCATATAGATTATGCCGGCGACGGTGAGGTGCTGGACCTGGTGACTACCCCGGATAAGGGTAAGATCAATATCACGCTTGATCCCCAAACCTTTACTATTACCAACCAGCAATATATTAATCTGCCTACCAAATATGTAATCCGCAAATACGGCTACAAACCCGGTAAGGTAGTGTTGACATTTGATGACGGCCCCGACCCTGATTACACGCCGCGCATTCTGGATATTTTGAAACGCGAACATGTACCTGCGGCATTCTTTGTGGTAGGGTCAATGGCCGAAAAAGCTATACCTATTCTTAAGCGGGAATATGATGAAGGATACGAGATAGGTAACCATACCTATTTTCATCCCGACATCTCAACGGTAAGCATCCAGCGGGTAAACCTTGAACTGAACGCTACCCGCAAGCTGATAGAATCGGTTACCGGGCGTAGTACCATTCTGTTCCGCCCGCCTTTTAACGCCGATGCTGAGCCGCAAACACTGGCCGAGGTTATCCCCGTGGCCGAAAGCCGCCGCCAAAGCTATATTAACATCGGCGAATCTATCGACCCATGGGACTGGCAACCCGGCGTAACCGCCGATAGTATTATTGCCCGCACCATTCGCGATCATGATAAGGGTTCGATGATATTGCTGCACGATGCCGGCGGCGATACCCGCGAAGAAACCGTAAAAGCCCTGCCTGCCATTATCCATTACTTTAAAAGTCACGGCTACCAGTTTACTACTATTGCCGATATTTTGGATAAAAAGCGCGACGACCTGATGCCGGCTATAAAAGACGATGCCAACAGCGGTGTTACCGGTACGCTGTATGATATTTTTATTGCCAGCTATTTTTACAGTAACTGGATATTGCAATATATTTTCCTTACGGCCATTTTCCTGGCCATTGGCCGGATACTTTTAATTGGCATATTAGCATTCAGGCAGTATTTTGACAACAAGCGGGAAGAAGAACACATGCCCGACCCGACTATGCTGCCGCCGGTAAGTATTATTGTACCCGGTTATAATGAAGAGGTTACTGTTATACGCACCATTGAAAGTTTGCTACTGACGGAATACCCGGTTTTCGAAATTATATTTATTGATGACGGGTCAAAAGATAAAACGCTGGATATAGTTACTAAAGCCTATGGCGATCATCCGCTGGTACAAGTATTAACTAAACCCAACGGTGGCAAGGCATCCGCCCTTAACTTTGGTATTACCCATGCCCAATACGAATATGTAATTTGTATTGATGCCGATACCCAACTAAAAACCGACGCGGTTTACCACCTGATGCGCTATTTTACCGACGACGAGATTGGCGCGGTTGCGGGTACCGTAAAAGTGGGCAACACCCATAACCTGATCACTAACTGGCAGGCTATTGAATATATTACCGCCCAAAATATGGACCGCCGCGCTTTCGACCTGTTAAACAGCATTACCGTAGTGCCGGGCGCTATTGGCGCGTTCCGTAAATCGGCCATATTTAAATCGGGCGGGTTTACAACCGATACCCTGGCCGAGGATTGCGACCTGACCATGCGTATCCTGAAATTGGGTTACATTGTGCGTAACTGCGACGATGCTATTGCCTACACCGAAGCCCCTGAAACCCTGAGCGCATTGATGAAACAGCGTTTCCGCTGGAGTTTCGGCGTGATACAAAGCTTCTGGAAAAACAAGGATGCCCTTTTCAACAAAAAATATAAATTTTTTGGCATGGTGGGTATGCCTAACATCCTGCTGTTCCAAATTGCACTGCCGCTGTTCTCGCCGCTGGCCGATATATTAATGATATTTGGTTTGTTTAGTGATAAACCCGGGAAGATCATCGCTTACTACACGGTGTTTATTGTGATAGATCTGCTGGTATCTATGCTGGCCTTCTGGATGGAGAAAGAGGACTACAAAAAGCTGGTTTACATTATCCCGCAGCGTTTTGTGTGGCGTCAGTTAATGTATTGGGTGCTGTTTAAATCGGTCCGCCGGGCCTTAAAAGGCGAGTTAAGCGGCTGGGGCGTATTAAAACGCACCGGTACGGTAAAAATGAAACCCGGCGCCAGCGGGAAATAACTTCCATCCTATCCACATCGCCATGCCTTCAGGGCCGTTGTTGGTTTGTCATCAACAACTTGCCCGGAGCCTTAGAAATTGTTGGTGACAACACCAACAGTGGCGATAGGAAACATCTCCCCATCCCACATCGTCATGCCGAATTTATTCCGGCATCCCACAGGATATTCACTTCGGGCCGCTGTTGGTTTGTCTCCAAAAACACTGCGCAGTCTCTTTAGAAATTGTTGGTGACAACACCAACAATGGCGGTAGAAAGGCGTGGCTTGTGCGATTCCCCTCTTGAGAGGGGTGGAGGGGTATGTCCTTTTAAACCTAAATGAAATGATATAAAACGATTTTCCTGATGCCGTTATGGAATATTACCCTCATATGCATCATTAGGTTATCCATTTATTGCTAACGTTATGAGATCGGTTTTTTTGGCCATTTTATCGGTACTAATACATGCTATATCCGTAGCACAAAAAGACAGCAGCCCCGTCCTAACTACTGCAAAGCCACCACTTATTATAAAAAGTACCAAACCCCTACAGGCGTTCACCCGCATTGAAACCAGCAAACACCCCGATACAAACAAATACACCATACGCATATGCGCCCCCAGTCGCGGGAAGTTAATGCAGCCTTTATACATTATTTTTTTGAATGGTAAAGCCATCTTCCGGTCGGACACATCACAAACAAACCCGGTTGCTGCTATTAACCCACAGGATATTGATAAAATAGATATATTAAAAAATAGCACAGCGGTTGAGAAATATGGCAATGCCGCAAAAAATGGGGTGGTTTTAATTACCCTTAAAAGCGGATCGCCCGGGATTAACAAAATTTTTAATAGCGGGCCGGGTAATTAACAGGCGTTTATATTTTTTCTATCAAACAAACCGCATACGCTACCACGCCCTCCTGGCGGCCTATAAAGCCCATCTGTTCGTTAGTAGTAGCTTTTATAGAGATATCGTCTTCATCGATACCGGCCGCCCTGGCTATATTAGCTGTCATAGCCGGGATATGCGGGTTTATCTTTGGGGCTTCCAGGCATATCATCGCATCTATATTACCAATGCCCCAGCCTTTTTCCTGAAGCATTTCCATTACGTGTTGTAACAGTACCAGGCTGCTAATGCCCTTCCAGCGGTCGTCTGTGTTTTTAAAGTGAAAGCCAATATCGCGCAGGTTGGCTGCACCCAGCAAAGCATCGCAAATAGCATGTAACAATACGTCGGCATCCGAGTGGCCGTACGCGCCGGATGTGTGCTGCAAGTTAACCCCGCCCATTATAAACGGGTGCTGTTCTTTTAACTGGTGTACATCAAATCCAAACCCAACTTTTATTTTAGCCATTTACTTTTTCCCGGTTTGGTTATCCGTTTTGGTATCGGTTTTTTTTGCCGCACCAAAATTAACAATAAGCGAGAACCGCAGTGTGTTTGATAACGGGCTTTGCTGTTGATTAGCCGCCAGGTAAGAGAAATCGATATCAAAGTTATCGTACTTAAAACCAGCCCCCATGGTAAGGTATTGGTTGCCTCCGTAAAGCGGGTTCTGATAAAAATACCCTGCCCTTAAGGCAAATTGTTTATTGTACCTATATTCGATACCCGGCGAATAGGTTAATTGCTTAGCCTGTGTAGAAAAACCCTCGCCAAATGAATTAAATATGCCCGATGGCACCGATTGATCGTTGCTGACTACATTACCGTTGCTGTCGGTTATGGTTAATGGCACCAGCAGTTTACTAATATCAAAGGCAAAGGTAAACTCGTTATAGTCATCGATGTACCAGGTATTAGCGGCGCCTATGCGTAACGTAGCGGGTAAAAAATCCTTCGGCCCGTTATCCGTATAACCAATTTTCGACCCGATGTTAGATAGATCGACACCAAAAGCAAAAAGCGCTTCTTTACCAAATTGCTGCGTGGTTTTTTTGTAGTACATGGAAGCATCGGCAGCTACAGCGCTGGCCGGTTTTGTTTGCTGCCCGGCAGAAAAGCTTCCGTTGGTTAAACTTGAATAGATATAACGGCCGGTTAAACCCAATGAAAAATCCTGACCAAATTTTCGGGCAAAGGAAACATCGAACGAAAACTCGTTAGGGCGGTAACTTCCCAATGGGTTTTGCAAATTATCAACCAGTTCAATTGTACCTAAATTAAAATAACGTAAAGATGCCCCTAAGGTATTACGCTCATCCAGCTTGCGGGCGTAGCTTAAATAAGCCAGGCTAACATCGGGCACCAGGCGCCTTAACCATGGGCTATAGGATAAAGAAAGATTATTTTGCCCTTCAATATATGCCAGTTTTGCGGGGTTCCAAAAAGTTGCGTTAACATCCGGAGATAGCGCAACGCCCGCATCGCCCATAGCTCCCGAGCGGGAATCGGGGGATATGGTCAGGAACGGCGCCCCGGCCCTTGGCGCATTTGCACTGGTGCCGTTGGTGTTGGTACCTGTTGGCCCAACAACTTGCGCCTTAAGCGCCAAAGGCAGCATTACCGCAACAAATGAACTTATTTTAAAAAAACCAGGGGAAAATATCTTCATTATAACGTTGTTTCAAATTTTTCAACACACGCAAAACACATTTGCAAAATTAATGTATAAATATAAAAAACTTATTGCCAATCAAAATTATTCAATTTAATATAACCTAAACCGCATAAATTTCGTTTAACGGTAATATTGTAACATGATTGAAAAATTATCGCTAATTTAGAATCGGTAATAAGTTTCAATAATTTAATTAAATTTACGCTCTGATTAATTGTAATTGCATGAAAATGAATTTTAGCAGGTATGTTTTAGTGCTGTTGGGCTCTGGTTTTTTACTGGCTGGTTGTGCTTCAAAGCAACAATCACCAAAAACAGGGATGCGTTATAATGATAAATACAATGGCGGTTTCCAGGTGTTTAGAAAAACACACCCCGCCCCCGGCCCTGGCCTGATAGCTATTGAGGGCGGTACCTTTGTACAAGGCGGCAGCGCTGGCGAAGACGTTAGTTACGAATACAATAACGTACGTAAAAGAAAATCTATCTCGACATTTTACATGGACGAGACCGAAGTTTCTAATAACGATTGGCGCGAGTACCTGTACTGGCTGCAAACTAATTTCCCCGACGACCGTGAATTATACTACAATGCCATTCCGGATACGCTGGTTTGGAGAAGGCCGTTATCTTACAACGAACCTTATGTAGATAATTATCTGCGCGGCTCTGAATTTCAGGACTATCCCGTTGTTGGGGTAAGCTGGGACCAGGCGCAGGATTATTGCGATTGGCGTACCCAACGCATGAACGAGAATATTTTGCGTGAACGCGGCCAGTTGGTAGATTGGAAAACACGTGCAAAAGGGGGCGTCGCAGGTGCTACTGGCGGCGCGGCTGGCACTACAGCGGGAACCGGTGCAGTTGATTCAAGTAAGATCCCTTTCAATACAGATATTTATTTGAATGGTCAATATAAAGGTACCGGTATTGATGGCAAAAAAATGCCGCTTGATCTTAATCCATTAAAAAACACTGGTTCGGGCAAAGTAAGGCGCCCTGTACGCCGCGAAGACGGTATACTACGCCCTGGCTACCGCCTGCCTACCGAAGCTGAGTGGGAATATGCCGCTTTAGGCTTAGCCGGTAATACCCAATTTGAAAATATTACAGAAGGTAAAATATATCCCTGGAATGGCATGGGTGTGCGGTCGCCGAAAGCAAGAACACGCGGCTTGATATTGGCCAACTTTAAACGTACCGGCGGCGATAACGCCGGTGTTGGCGGTTACCTGAATGACAAGGCTGACATTACAGCCCCAGTACGCTCATACCAGCCAAACGATTTTGGTTTGTATAACATGGCAGGCAACGTAAACGAGTGGACCGGCGATACTTACCGCCAAACTTCGTTTGAAGAGACAGATGATTTTAACCCATTCCGTGGTAACGAGTTTACGAATAAACAATATGCCGACGCCGTTAAAGGGTTATATGCTAAAGATAAATACGGCAGACCAATAAAAGTGCCTGCAAAATCGAACAAAAAGCAAACCTGGGCAGAAAT belongs to Mucilaginibacter boryungensis and includes:
- a CDS encoding TonB-dependent receptor; translated protein: MRSVFLAILSVLIHAISVAQKDSSPVLTTAKPPLIIKSTKPLQAFTRIETSKHPDTNKYTIRICAPSRGKLMQPLYIIFLNGKAIFRSDTSQTNPVAAINPQDIDKIDILKNSTAVEKYGNAAKNGVVLITLKSGSPGINKIFNSGPGN
- the ispF gene encoding 2-C-methyl-D-erythritol 2,4-cyclodiphosphate synthase, whose protein sequence is MAKIKVGFGFDVHQLKEQHPFIMGGVNLQHTSGAYGHSDADVLLHAICDALLGAANLRDIGFHFKNTDDRWKGISSLVLLQHVMEMLQEKGWGIGNIDAMICLEAPKINPHIPAMTANIARAAGIDEDDISIKATTNEQMGFIGRQEGVVAYAVCLIEKI
- the porV gene encoding type IX secretion system outer membrane channel protein PorV codes for the protein MKIFSPGFFKISSFVAVMLPLALKAQVVGPTGTNTNGTSANAPRAGAPFLTISPDSRSGAMGDAGVALSPDVNATFWNPAKLAYIEGQNNLSLSYSPWLRRLVPDVSLAYLSYARKLDERNTLGASLRYFNLGTIELVDNLQNPLGSYRPNEFSFDVSFARKFGQDFSLGLTGRYIYSSLTNGSFSAGQQTKPASAVAADASMYYKKTTQQFGKEALFAFGVDLSNIGSKIGYTDNGPKDFLPATLRIGAANTWYIDDYNEFTFAFDISKLLVPLTITDSNGNVVSNDQSVPSGIFNSFGEGFSTQAKQLTYSPGIEYRYNKQFALRAGYFYQNPLYGGNQYLTMGAGFKYDNFDIDFSYLAANQQQSPLSNTLRFSLIVNFGAAKKTDTKTDNQTGKK
- a CDS encoding SUMF1/EgtB/PvdO family nonheme iron enzyme — translated: MKMNFSRYVLVLLGSGFLLAGCASKQQSPKTGMRYNDKYNGGFQVFRKTHPAPGPGLIAIEGGTFVQGGSAGEDVSYEYNNVRKRKSISTFYMDETEVSNNDWREYLYWLQTNFPDDRELYYNAIPDTLVWRRPLSYNEPYVDNYLRGSEFQDYPVVGVSWDQAQDYCDWRTQRMNENILRERGQLVDWKTRAKGGVAGATGGAAGTTAGTGAVDSSKIPFNTDIYLNGQYKGTGIDGKKMPLDLNPLKNTGSGKVRRPVRREDGILRPGYRLPTEAEWEYAALGLAGNTQFENITEGKIYPWNGMGVRSPKARTRGLILANFKRTGGDNAGVGGYLNDKADITAPVRSYQPNDFGLYNMAGNVNEWTGDTYRQTSFEETDDFNPFRGNEFTNKQYADAVKGLYAKDKYGRPIKVPAKSNKKQTWAEMVAEQQAAKGGAPANTTAAAKPAAKNPIAGKPYTPDVRGYNDTVSTVLYGVTTLISDKSKVYKGGSWNDRAYWLNPATRRYLDEDDASAEIGFRCAMNYQGPPEINPNGKPEFSVKKAKNFNTKK